The region TCACGTTAGACGAGGAAGGCAACAAGCAGGCGATTGCGGTGATTACCGAAACGGAATTACTGGGTGATCGCGTTAAACAAACCCGTCGCCGCGCCAAAGCGCAAGATAATCAAGCCGATGCTATCTTTAAAAACTTGGCGGAACTCAGCCCCGGCCAGCCTGTGGTGCATATCGACCACGGTATCGGTCGCTATCTTGGTCTGCAAACCATCGATACAGGCGGTTTAACTACTGAGTTTTTAACCCTGAGCTATGCCAACGATGCCAAGCTCTATGTGCCTGTTGCGTCATTACACTTAATTAGCCGCTATTCAGGTAACGATCCAGAGCAAGCTCCGCTGCATAAACTGGGCAACGATACGTGGAGCAAAGCCAAGCGCAAAGCCGCCGAAAAAGTAAAAGATGTTGCGGCAGAGCTGCTGGACGTTTACGCCAAACGCGCCAGCAAGCAAGGCTATCAGTTTAAGCGCAATAAAGAAGATTACTTGGCCTTTGCCGCCAGTTTTGGCTTTGAAGAAACCATCGATCAAGAGCAAGCGATTCATGCCGTGGTCGGTGATATGCTAGATCACAAACCCATGGATCGCTTGGTATGTGGTGACGTTGGCTTTGGTAAAACCGAAGTGGCGATGCGTGCCGCCTTTGTTGCCGTTAACGATGGCAAGCAAGTGGCAATGTTAGTACCAACTACCCTATTAGCCCAGCAGCACTATGAAAACTTCCGTGATCGCTTTGCTAACTGGCCAGTCACCATTGAAGTGTTATCGCGCTTTAAAACCGCCAAAGAGCAAAACGCCGTCATTGAAAAGGTAGAAAGCGGCCAAATTGACATTCTAATTGGCACCCATAAGCTACTGCAAAACACCATTAAATATAAAGATTTAGGCTTGCTAATTGTTGACGAAGAGCACAGATTTGGCGTTAAGCAAAAAGAGCAAATTAAGCGCCTACGCAGCGATATTGATATTCTGACCCTGACCGCAACACCAATTCCGCGTACCTTGAATATGGCAATGGGCGGTATGCGCGACTTATCCATCATCGCTACCCCGCCAGCAAAACGCTTGGCGGTGAAAACCTTTGTTCGTCAGCGTGAAGATGCGTTAATTCGCGAGTCAATTTTACGTGAAATCTTACGTGGTGGTCAGGTCTACTTCCTACACAATAATGTGGAAACCATTGAGAAAACCGCCCGCGATATTGAAGCGCTGGTGCCGGAAGCCAAAGTGGTTACCGCTCACGGTCAAATGCGTGAGCGCGACCTAGAGCGCATTATGAGCGATTTCTACCACCAACGTTTTAACGTGTTAGTGTGTACCACCATTATCGAAACCGGTATTGACGTGCCAAGCGCTAACACCATTATGATGGACAGAGCCGACAACCTTGGCCTTGCTCAGCTGCATCAGCTGCGTGGTCGTGTTGGTCGCTCACACCATCAAGCTTATGCTTACTTGCTCACGCCACATGAAAAACGCATGACCAAAGATGCGAAAAAGCGCCTTGAAGCCATTGCTTCATTAGAAGATTTAGGCGCTGGCTTTACCTTAGCTACCCATGATTTGGAAATTCGCGGCGCCGGTGAACTATTGGGAGAAGATCAAAGCGGTCAAATGAGCCAAGTGGGTTTTAGCCTTTATATGGAAATGCTTGATGAAGCGGTTGCCGCACTAAAAGCTGGTAAAGAGCCATCACTGGAAAATATTACCGCAAAACAAACCGAAGTTGATTTGCGTATTCCTGCCCTGCTACCAGAAGATTATATATTCGATGTCAGCCTGCGCCTGAGCTTGTACAAGCGTATCGCCAGCTGTAAAGACAAAACCGAGCTAGACGAAATTCAAGTTGAGCTTATCGATCGCTTTGGCCTATTGCCACAAGCTACCAAAAACCTTGTTCATATCGCTAAGTTAAAGCAAAAAGCACAGGGCTTGGGGATTTCGCGCATTGAAGTTGGCGCTGGCTCGGGCTCATTTGAGTTTAGTGATAACACGCAAGTCGACCCCATGAAAATTATTGGGCTAATTCAGCAACAACCTAAGGTATTCAAAATGGAAGGGGCAAATAAGCTGAAGATTGTTAAAGCCACTGAGGATGCAGCTCAGCGCTTTGGTTTAGTAAACAATGTGTTAGCAGAGCTTACCAAGCACTAGTAAGCTCTGTTATGATAACGCTTTGACGTAAAAGCTTTTACATAAGTAACGGAACAATAACTTTGCCGACAATTCAATTACCTGTGTTTGTAACACCCCTGTGGTTAGCCAAGTAGTATGCTGAATAAAAAACTAGCGCGATTAACAAGAATAATTAAAGCCAGCTGTGCATTTATCCCTATGGCAGCCCTGCCACTGAGTGCGCCAAGCTTGGCTGCACAAAAAGTTGATAAGCGCTGGTTTGAAGTTGAGGTGATTTTATTTAGCCAGCTAGGCGACAAAACCCAGCTCAATGAGAATTTCTCAGGCGAAGCGTCACTGCCAAGGTATCGACAAGTTATCGACTTGCTTACCCCTTACCTGCAACCCGATACATCAGCGCTTAAATTGCAATTACCTAGCTGTGAAACACGTGAATATGCGCCCAGCTGGCAAGCCAGTGTTAATTTACCTGAGCTGCATCAAGCAAAGTCGTTGGCCGAAATTGAGCAATTTACGCAAATTGACACCTTGGACTTACAGCAAGGCTCAGCTTCATTAATGCCTGAAACACAGGCATCTACTGCACAGCTCTCAAACACAGACGAGCAACTTAGTGAATATAAAGAAACAGCAGATGTTACTGTTCAGAGCGCGCAGGATGGTGAGTTTCTTATAGAACCAGAAGTCGTTGAGGCGATCCCTCTTACTGAGCAAGAACTAGCACTAGTCGCAGCTGCTGAGCAAACCTTTGCAACACCTGAACTCGCATTTGCCTATCAGCAAGTCAGCACGTCACAAGACACGTTATGCCAGCCAATTGCGACAAACCAAGCAAGTACCATTAGCGATTACCATGCGCTAAGCGAATTTAACAACAACAACGCCCCGATTCCTATTCCAATAGAGAATTTTACTGGCCGCGTTGACGGTAATGAGTTTGTCTACAGCAATTCCCCCTATCTGATTGATGCTGACTCATTAAAGCTTAAAGACATTAGCCTGCAACTGAGACGCAGTAAAAACTTTAAGCCATTGCTGCACCTTGGCTGGCGGCAGCCGTTAACCAACCGTAAAAAGCCATCACTGGAGCCTGCGATAAGAATTTTCGCCGGTGAGCATTACCGCGAGCAATACCGACAAGCGCAGGCAGACCATCAAAGCCAATTGTCTGCCAAGGCAATAGCGGAATATAAGCGAGAAATATTAGGTGAGGAGTACCTAACGGGTCAAACAGATATTTCGGACGCCCTGACAAGCGATAGCGCTAAAAACCCTGAGCAAGCAGAGCGTTTAGCCAATATTTATCAGCAACTTGACACACAAAACTTTAGTTTAGAATCGGTACTTGCTGAGCTCAACAAGCCGCATATCACAGCAGTGGGTATTGATCGCAATAGAGCTGATACCGCAGAAGCAAAAGCGCTAGCAGCGCCCGCTCCGCCAAATCAAGATTGGTTACTGGATGGTTTGTTTAGATTACACCTAAACCACTACCTGCATATCACCGCAGATTTTAATGTTGCGGTGCCCTACTCTGGCGAAGAAAAAGCGGAAAAGTATCAAGATGCCAGTGAGGTATCGCAAAACGCATTTACCTTTAAGCTCATCCCATTTAGCCAGAATAAACGCGTGATCAGTAAAGAAGTACACTACTTCGATCACCCGTATATGGGGATGGTGTTGCAAATTCGTCGCTATAAGCCACCTTTACCAGAAACTAGGCTAGAGACAGAATAAAGATAATTCATTAGATACAAACAAAAGAATGAGTAATACCATGGATAAAGAAATTGAAATTCAAGCGGCGGTATTTCGCCGCTTGTTAGCACATTTAGATAGCCGTAAAGACGTGCAAAATATTGAATTAATGAACCTAGCTGGCTTTTGTCGCAACTGCTTTTCTAAGTGGACGGTGGCAGAAGCCGAAAAGTTAGGTGTGGAAGTGGATATTGATACCGCCCGTGAAAGTGTTTATGGCATGCCTTACAGCGAGTGGAAAGAAAAACACCAAACACCTGCAACACCAGAGCAGCTGGCTAAGTTTAACGAATTAAACCCCAAGAAATAGCTAACACTTTGGCACTGGCGTTAACCAGTCACACCAAGAAAAACTATCGAAAGGCATTTACTTATCGTAAATGCCTTTTTTTATAGCGCTTATCAAATAGCCAGATTTATACCAATTGAATTAATTAATTGATCAATTCAGAGCGTTGTCAGCGGTGGGAGAATAAGCCAAATTTATGCTGATATAGTTATTCTACATCCAATAAATTTGGCGCAATTATCGCAGCGCTGACACGCTCCCAAAGGGCGAGTTTAAAAGGCTCATATGCGGCGTTATTGATTTTGCTTTCCATGCAAAAAAGGGGAACGACCATTCTCTGCAATCAATGCCTTGCCTCTAAGCCTTTTAATTCTCGCTGAATGATTAAGTAGTTATTTCAATTGGTATTATAGCGACAGGCACTTCATTTATACGATTGTGCTCATATGATTATAGATGTGCATTACATGCGCCTGTTCATACTCGGCTTTGCTTAGTTTCCCATAAGCAAAATGCTCAGCGAGCGCCCCTGGGTAGTGTTTAAAGATGTGCAATGCCGTCTCTATTCGCTGGTAGGCTTGGTTTAAGTCGGCATCTTTTAATAACAAACCGGCCCCGGGAATAGGTTCACTTAAATTGTGTACCATCTCCCCCCGTTGACTAAACACAGAGAATGCCAAGCGACCAACCGACTGCTTAAAAAGCGCAGATTTATGCGCTGGGTAGCCGTGCATTGAGAGCTCAATACTCTGCGCGCAGTGATTAAGAATTTGTGGCCAACTCCAAGTCCCCGTCACTTTGATATGACTTTCCTTTAGCACAGCAATTTGTTGCAATGCTGCATCAATGGTTAATTGAGACTTATCCACCTTAGTCGCAAGTAAAGCGTAACTGCCAATTCCCATACTTGCGGCGCCAGCGACAGCGCCCACTAAAAACTGTCGTCTATTCATCTACATTCACTCATTGTCGGTATCAAATGCTTCGCTAATTTGCTTTCGCCAGTAACATTAGAGCGGCACTGGTCATGCCTTTGATACCGGTTTTAATGGTCGGCTCAGGGTCGGGGGCAAACTTGGGCGAATGCAGTGATGGCAGGCTAGTAGCTTGTTGCTTTGCCTGTTGATATTTAGCCGTGTTAACTGCCCCTAACCACAACAATGCACTTGGTATTTTATCTGCGGTGCGGCCGTAACGAGAAAAGTCTTCACCGGCCATCACTGGCGGTACTTCAATAATTTGTTCATCACCGATGGCTGACTTTAACTGGGTTACCACACCTTGGGTGTATTCTGGCTGATTGTATACGGCTGGCGTGTATTCGTTTTTCACTTTAACCACAGGCAGCAAGTCGTCGCTAAGCCCAGCAGTCATGGCAACGCCTTCGCTAATTTCTTTGATGCGTTTAAGCAAATAATCACGTGAACTATCAGAGTATGAGCGCACGGTTAGCTGCAAGTCTACGGCGTTACCAATAATATTGTGTTTGGTGCCGCCGTGAATCGAGCCTACGGTGATCACTGACGATTCAAGCGGCGAAATTTCGCGGCTGACAATGGTTTGTAGCTGCATAATAATACCTGCGGCGATCACCACAGGATCTTTGGTTTTATGCGGATATGCGCCATGCCCACCTTGACCTTTTACGCGAATATCGACCGAATCAACATTCGCCATGGCATAACCTTTCACATAACCAATAGTGCCTGCGGGCAAGTCAGCTGAAACATGCATGGTCAAGTTGTAGTCTGGTGTCGGAAACTTGGTAAATAAGCCATCACTTAGCATGGCTTTGGCGCCATAACCAATTTCCTCGGCAGGTTGTAGCACCAACATCAAACGCCCTTGCCATGTTGCTTTGTTCGCAGCCATTTGCCTTGCTGTGCCAAGCACCACCGTCATGTGTATATCGTGACCACATGCGTGCATCACAGATACTGTGTTACCTGCATCATCAAGGGTTTTAACTTGGCTGGCGTATGGTAGTGACGTTTGCTCCGCAACGGGTAAGGCATCCATATCTGCTCTTAACATGAGCGTTGGGCCATCGCCATTCTCTAATATCGCAACCAGACCAGTGCCACCAAGACCACGCGTTACTGTATAGCCAATTTTCTCAAGTTCTTCTGCAAGTCGCTGGCTGGTTTTGTGTTCTTTTTTGGAGAGTTCAGGGTATTGATGAAGATGTCGATACAAGGCATTCATGTAGTCGTAATCTTCCACAATTTGGTTGGATAAATCAGCTGTAATGTCATTGGCAAACACAGCACTCGCAACACAAGCGCTAGCCAAAACAAAACATGTCGTAGCGCTTGATAAAAATTTGAATTTCATGGCACTAACCATTGGAGGTAAATTGACCTCAAATAGTAAAAATTTAATTCATAACATTCAAGCGAGATGCTAATACGAGCATGGATAATAGCGGCAACAGCGCTAAATAGGCGAAGCAGGCAAAGTCGGTTTTTACGACTTTGCCTTGTT is a window of Thalassotalea euphylliae DNA encoding:
- a CDS encoding M20 metallopeptidase family protein, translated to MKFKFLSSATTCFVLASACVASAVFANDITADLSNQIVEDYDYMNALYRHLHQYPELSKKEHKTSQRLAEELEKIGYTVTRGLGGTGLVAILENGDGPTLMLRADMDALPVAEQTSLPYASQVKTLDDAGNTVSVMHACGHDIHMTVVLGTARQMAANKATWQGRLMLVLQPAEEIGYGAKAMLSDGLFTKFPTPDYNLTMHVSADLPAGTIGYVKGYAMANVDSVDIRVKGQGGHGAYPHKTKDPVVIAAGIIMQLQTIVSREISPLESSVITVGSIHGGTKHNIIGNAVDLQLTVRSYSDSSRDYLLKRIKEISEGVAMTAGLSDDLLPVVKVKNEYTPAVYNQPEYTQGVVTQLKSAIGDEQIIEVPPVMAGEDFSRYGRTADKIPSALLWLGAVNTAKYQQAKQQATSLPSLHSPKFAPDPEPTIKTGIKGMTSAALMLLAKAN
- a CDS encoding DUF1569 domain-containing protein; this translates as MNRRQFLVGAVAGAASMGIGSYALLATKVDKSQLTIDAALQQIAVLKESHIKVTGTWSWPQILNHCAQSIELSMHGYPAHKSALFKQSVGRLAFSVFSQRGEMVHNLSEPIPGAGLLLKDADLNQAYQRIETALHIFKHYPGALAEHFAYGKLSKAEYEQAHVMHIYNHMSTIV
- the mfd gene encoding transcription-repair coupling factor: MSNFTSLLTPSLTESSSSKIDKKEWVNLPGSSASVALYYAAKNAAKNAAQNAAKNTEKGSQQPFLIITHDTPSAIRLEHELLSLDHQNELSICLFPDWETLPYDSFSPHQDIISQRLATLYDLSRMEHGIVIVPVTTLVQRLAPKAYLDANVLLVKKGDRKDLPELKRDLEASGYRHVDQVMEHGEFSARGAILDLFPMGSNQPFRLDFFDDEIEEIRLFDPDTQRSSDKIYKINLLPAHEFPTDQDGINLFRSQYRENFKSTIDKESVYHQVSNGIMPAGIEYYLPLFFEQTNTLFDYLPQNTLPFVMGDIEQALGQYWHDIEYRYDDRRYDPTRPLLPPAQLFLSVEELFSALKPFDRITISSPRPPRKKPSQHLFNCEALPELAIDHQQKTPFAALDAFIAAHKKARILFVAESQGRRESVLELLKRHEIKPASVDSLDEFIEADATTAITVNTLTNGFFFTLDEEGNKQAIAVITETELLGDRVKQTRRRAKAQDNQADAIFKNLAELSPGQPVVHIDHGIGRYLGLQTIDTGGLTTEFLTLSYANDAKLYVPVASLHLISRYSGNDPEQAPLHKLGNDTWSKAKRKAAEKVKDVAAELLDVYAKRASKQGYQFKRNKEDYLAFAASFGFEETIDQEQAIHAVVGDMLDHKPMDRLVCGDVGFGKTEVAMRAAFVAVNDGKQVAMLVPTTLLAQQHYENFRDRFANWPVTIEVLSRFKTAKEQNAVIEKVESGQIDILIGTHKLLQNTIKYKDLGLLIVDEEHRFGVKQKEQIKRLRSDIDILTLTATPIPRTLNMAMGGMRDLSIIATPPAKRLAVKTFVRQREDALIRESILREILRGGQVYFLHNNVETIEKTARDIEALVPEAKVVTAHGQMRERDLERIMSDFYHQRFNVLVCTTIIETGIDVPSANTIMMDRADNLGLAQLHQLRGRVGRSHHQAYAYLLTPHEKRMTKDAKKRLEAIASLEDLGAGFTLATHDLEIRGAGELLGEDQSGQMSQVGFSLYMEMLDEAVAALKAGKEPSLENITAKQTEVDLRIPALLPEDYIFDVSLRLSLYKRIASCKDKTELDEIQVELIDRFGLLPQATKNLVHIAKLKQKAQGLGISRIEVGAGSGSFEFSDNTQVDPMKIIGLIQQQPKVFKMEGANKLKIVKATEDAAQRFGLVNNVLAELTKH
- a CDS encoding DUF1244 domain-containing protein, which translates into the protein MDKEIEIQAAVFRRLLAHLDSRKDVQNIELMNLAGFCRNCFSKWTVAEAEKLGVEVDIDTARESVYGMPYSEWKEKHQTPATPEQLAKFNELNPKK
- a CDS encoding CsiV family protein codes for the protein MLNKKLARLTRIIKASCAFIPMAALPLSAPSLAAQKVDKRWFEVEVILFSQLGDKTQLNENFSGEASLPRYRQVIDLLTPYLQPDTSALKLQLPSCETREYAPSWQASVNLPELHQAKSLAEIEQFTQIDTLDLQQGSASLMPETQASTAQLSNTDEQLSEYKETADVTVQSAQDGEFLIEPEVVEAIPLTEQELALVAAAEQTFATPELAFAYQQVSTSQDTLCQPIATNQASTISDYHALSEFNNNNAPIPIPIENFTGRVDGNEFVYSNSPYLIDADSLKLKDISLQLRRSKNFKPLLHLGWRQPLTNRKKPSLEPAIRIFAGEHYREQYRQAQADHQSQLSAKAIAEYKREILGEEYLTGQTDISDALTSDSAKNPEQAERLANIYQQLDTQNFSLESVLAELNKPHITAVGIDRNRADTAEAKALAAPAPPNQDWLLDGLFRLHLNHYLHITADFNVAVPYSGEEKAEKYQDASEVSQNAFTFKLIPFSQNKRVISKEVHYFDHPYMGMVLQIRRYKPPLPETRLETE